From a region of the Triticum aestivum cultivar Chinese Spring chromosome 7D, IWGSC CS RefSeq v2.1, whole genome shotgun sequence genome:
- the LOC123170291 gene encoding uncharacterized protein, which translates to MGRLRKDSYQDGPLASSIESAVSLNDPFVPNDFVDDGSNAMSLELSSDDGGFDKALFKFYMNHKVKSLKRKLLCAGRRNAVSSPCYTKLSHGFSLSFSLMLHCSFPVL; encoded by the exons ATGGGTAGGCTACGGAAAGACTCTTACCAGGACGGTCCATTGGCATCATCTATTGAGAGTGCAGTTTCTTTAAATGATCCATTTGTGCCTAATGACTTCGTGGACGATGGTTCTAATGCTATGTCATTG GAACTTTCTAGTGATGATGGAGGCTTTGACAAAGCTCTATTCAAGTTCTATATGAATCAT aaagtgaaATCATTGAAGAGGAAATTATTGTGTGCTGGAAGAAGGAATGCTGTCAGTTCCCCTTGTTATACTAAGCTCTCGCATGGCTTTAGTTTGTCCTTCTCTTTAATGTTGCATTGCAGTTTTCCAGTGCTGTAG